One Argiope bruennichi chromosome 5, qqArgBrue1.1, whole genome shotgun sequence DNA segment encodes these proteins:
- the LOC129968422 gene encoding salivary glue protein Sgs-3-like: protein MTFAETSSELETTLLSTSSSDVKTLQTSEPSTATETTASPPEVETMKTAETSSKPETTLHLTSTSEVKIAQKAETETMLDSTSPEEHEITSTSHTSSEIETTLHSTFTETNTTPNTESFAETKTVLYSTSIKENEIISTADTFLKTETTLHSSSVSKEETASQTETTPTVETSFESKATLDSTSSSEDEITAKTENTSEHETALSSAFSSEDEITKKNEFSPKAQTALNEESSPEDETTSTKECSFASETILDSTSNLENEIAPKIETSAEIENTLSFPRRWNNFNSRIFRA, encoded by the exons ATGACATTTGCAGAAACATCTTCAGAACTTGAAACAACATTGCTTTCAACATCTTCTTCGGATGTTAAAACACTACAAACATCAGAACCCTCTACAGCAACTGAAACTACAGCATCTCCTCCGGaagttgaaacaatgaaaactgcaGAAACTTCTTCAAAGCCTGAAACTACGCTGCATTTAACATCTACTTCAGAAGTTAAAATAGCACAAAAAGCAGAAACCGAAACTATGCTGGATTCAACATCTCCTGAAGAACATGAAATAACTTCAACTTCCCATACTTCTTCAGAGATTGAAACTACTCTGCATTCAACATTTACTGAAACTAATACTACACCAAACACAGAATCATTTGCAGAAACTAAAACTGTACTTTATTCAACatctattaaagaaaatgaaataatttcaactgCAGACACTTTTTTAAAGACTGAAACTACGCTGCATTCATCATCTGTTTCTAAAGAAGAAACTGCGTCACAAACAG AAACAACACCTACCGTAGAAACCTCCTTTGAATCTAAAGCTACTCTAGATTCTACATCTTCTTCAGAAGATGAAATAACCGCCAAAACAGAAAATACTTCCGAGCATGAAACTGCGCTGAGTTCAGCATTTAGTTCAGAAGatgaaataacaaagaaaaacgaATTTTCTCCAAAAGCTCAAACTGCACTGAACGAAGAATCTTCTCCAGAAGATGAAACAACATCAACTAAAGAATGTTCTTTTGCGTCTGAAACTATATTGGATTCAACAtctaatttagaaaatgaaatagcaCCAAAAATAGAAACCTCTGCAGAAATTGAAAATACACTGAGCTTCCCCAGAAGATGGAACAACTTCAACAGCAGGATCTTCAGAGCTTGA